ATTCTGGTGCGCTCCGGCATTCCCGCCGGCGTCGGCTTCTCCAATCAGGGCGGTTACGAGAATAAGGAACTGGACACGCTGATCGATAAGGCGGCGGTGACCGTGGACACCGCGGCCCGCACCGAGCTCTACAAGGATTTCCAGAAACAGGTCGTCGCCGACCTGCCGCTGATCAACGTCGCGGAATGGGGTTTCATCACGGTGGCGCGCGATACGGTCAAGAATGTCGCCAGCAATCCCCGCTGGGCCGTTTCCAACTGGGCCGATACCGCGGTCGATGCCTGAGGAAGCGACGTGAGACGCGCGGCAACATTGCTGCGGCGAAGGGCGGTCAGCGCCATTCCGGTGCTGCTGATCGTTCTCATCTTCACCTTCGTCCTGCTTGAAAACGCATCCGGCGACGCGGTCGATGCCTATCTCGTCTCCATAGGCGGCGGCGATGCCGGGCTGCGGGATGCTCTGCGCGAACAATATGGGCTGAACGGTTCGGTGCTGGCCCGTTTCTGGCTCTATGCCAGTTCTGTGCTGCGGCTGGATCTCGGCTGGTCGCTCGCCTTCGACCGGCCGGTGCTGGGGCTGATCCTCGAGCGCCTGCCGAACACGCTGCTGCTGATGGGCAGCGCCACCGCGCTCGCTTTCATCACCGGCACAGCGCTCGGCATCGTGGCGGGCGCGCGTCCGGGCGGGTTGACCGACCGTGTGCTTTCCGCGCTGTCACTGGCGCTTTACGCCACGCCGGGCTTCTGGCTCGGCCTCGTGCTCGCCATCGTCTTTGCCGTGCAACTGAGGTGGCTGCCGACATCCGGCATCGAAACCATCGCGTCCGGAAAACAGGGCATGGCAAGGGCGCTCGATATTGCGCGCCATCTCGTCCTGCCGGTCGCCAGTCTCGGGCTGATCTATCTGGCGCTTTTCCTGCGTGTCATGCGCACGGCCATGGCGGCGGTCTGGCCACTGGATTTCGTGCTGTTCGCCAGAGCCAAGGGGCTTTCGAGACGCCGGATCGTGCTGCGCCATGTCGCCCGCAACGCTGCCCTTCCGCTCATCACCGCGCTCGGCCTGCAAGCCGCCACCATGCTGGGCGGCAGCGTGGTGATCGAGAGCGTGTTTGCCATTCCCGGTTTCGGCCGCCTTGCACAGGAAGCCGTCAGCGGCCGCGACACGCCGCTGTTGATGGGCATCATTCTGACGAGCGCCGTCTTCGTTATCCTTGTCAATCTCGCCGTCGATATTCTTTATGCCGTTCTCGATCCGCGCATCGGCAGCGGGGAGCAACAGGCATGAGTTTCGCTCTCCGGCTCCTGCGCAGTTTCGAGGGTTTGGCGGGCGTCGTCATTCTGGCGCTGCTTGCGGTGACGGCGCTTGCCGCTCCCCTCCTGTTTCCCGGCGACCCGCTGTCGATCGTCGGCGAGCCGCTCGTTGCGCCCTTCACGGACGCTGCCCTGCCGCTCGGCACCGACCGGCTGGGCCGCAATGTGCTGGCCGGGCTTGCCCACGGCGCACAGGCTTCCCTGCTCGTTGGCATCGGCGCTGCAGCCGCCGCCCTCCTGATTGGCACTGTCATCGGTACCATCGCGGGATTTGCGGGCGGGCTTGTCGATGAAGCCCTGATGCGCCTTACCGACGCCTTCCAGATAGTGCCGAACTTCCTCCTCGCGCTCGCCTTTGTCAGCACCATCGGCCCCTCCATGCCTATCGTCATCCTTGCGATTGCGCTTGGCGCCTGGGCGGATCCGGCACGGCTGATGCGGGCGCAGGTCCTGAGCATCCGCGAGCGCGATTATGTGCAGTCCGCCCGCGCCATCGGCATGCATCCGCTGGAGATCGCGTTTCGACAAATCCTGCCCAATGCCCTCCCGCCGGTTCTGGCGCTCGCCGCCATCATCGTCGCTGCCGCCATCCTCACGGAAGCGGCGCTGTCCTTCCTCGGTCTCGGCGATCCGAATATCGTCACCTGGGGTTCGATGATCGCCGAAGGACGCAACGTCCTGCGCTCGGCGGCGTTTCTCTCCATCATCCCCGGCATCGGCCTTCTGGTTATCGTCATCGGCGTCTATCTTCTCGCGGAAGGCATCAACAGGGCGATGGCGACAAGGAAAGAAGCGCCATGAGCGGCAATGCACTCTGCCGGATCGACGATCTCAACGTCCGTTATGCGGCGGGCGATGCACCGGCGCTGCAGGATATTTCGCTGACGATCCGGCAGGGTCAGAGGCTGGCGATCATCGGCGAAAGCGGTTCGGGCAAATCGACGCTCGCCAGGGCCATTGCCGGGCTTCTGCCTGTGAACGCACGGGTTTCCGGCGATATTTCCTGGAGCCGCGACAGCGGTATTTTCACCGACAGGCCCATGCCGGGACGTGATATCGGCACTATTTTTCAGGATACCGGCGCAACGCTGAACCCGGTTCTCACCATCGGCGAACAGGTGGCCGAAGGCGCGGTGCGACATCTCGGCCTTTCATGGCGTCAAGCACGGGATCTTGCCCGCGACCTTCTGGAGCGGGTGCGGCTACCGCATCCCTCCCATCTTCTGACCGCCTATCCGCATCAGCTTTCCGGCGGGCAGAGACAGCGCGTGGCAATTGCCGCCGCCATTGCCGCGCATCCCGCAATCCTGATCGCCGATGAAGCGACGAGCGCACTCGACACGGTAAGCCAGGCGGCCATTGCCGCGCTGCTGGACGGTCTGGTCCGCGAGGAAGAAAGAACGCTGATCTTCATCACCCATGATATCGGCCTCGCCTCCAGCCTTGCCGACGAGATCGCGGTTCTGCGCGCGGGACGGCTGGTGGAACATGGCGCGACCCGGCGGGTGCTGTCTTCGCCTGCGCATGACTATACGCGCGCACTGCTCTCCGATTATCTCGATCTCTCAACACCGCCTCTCATCAATGAGGCCGTGTCATGAATGACGCCCTGCTCAGCGTCGAAGACCTCTCGAAAACCTACCGGACCGGCGGACGCACGGTTGCGGCGCTCTCCGATATCTCCTTTTCGCTTCAGCCCGGCGAGACGCTGGGGCTTGCCGGCCCCTCCGGCTGCGGAAAATCGACGCTGGCACGCATCCTGATGCGGTTGATCCCCGCCGACGAAGGCACCGTCAGCTTTGAAAACCGCGACTGGCTGGCGCTCGATGGCAGCGAATTGCGCGCCGCCCGGCGACAGATGCAGATGGTGTTTCAGGATACGCATGGCGCGTTCAACCCGCGCGCCAGCGTCGAGGACGCCATAGGCGAGCCGCTGCGTATCCACCGCATCGTCGACAGACGGCAGCGACCGGCGGAAATCCGCCGCCTTCTTGACCGTGTCGGCCTGCCCGCCAGCCATGCCGGCCGATCCGTTTTCGAGCTTTCCGGCGGCCAGAGGCAGCGCGTGGCGATTGCACGGGCGATTGCGCTCAAGCCGTCGCTTCTCATTCTGGACGAAGCGGTTTCGGCACTGGATGTTTCGGTCCGCCGGCAAATCCTTGAACTGCTGGTGGAAATACAGCGCGAGACGGCCGTTGCCTGCATCTTCGTTTCACACGATCTTTCGGTCATCCGCGCCGTCTGCCATCGCGTCGCCATCATGGAGGCAGGACGGATCGTCGAGATAGGCAGGACCGCAAACATCGTTTCCGCACCGCAATCCTCGACTGCCCGAACCCTGATCGAGGCTGCGCCGCGGCTCACCACCACCACCCAAGGATAAGACGATATGCCCGCCCCGGATTATGCATTGCTTCTCGACCCTCCCGCCTTTCCCGCAGACCGTTACGCCGTCCTTGCCGACCGGCTGGCAGCCCTGATGGGCACGCGGAACGACGTGCTTCTGATACAGGCGGAAGCGGTGCTGGCACTCGAGGCCACCGCCGCCAGCCTCGCGCGGCCGGGTCTGAGGGCGCTCAATATCGTCACCAGCCCCTATGGCGCATGGTTCGGCGGCTGGCTGGAACGAGGTGGAGCGACCGTCCGCAATCTCACCGCCAGCCCCGCCAAACCGATCTCTCTTCAGGAGGTCGAGCGGGCGCTGGACGATGGAACCGGCTTTAATCTTCTCGCCATCGTCCATGCGGAATCGGCGAGTGGCATTCTCAATCCCCTGCCCGCCATTGCAGCACTCGCCAAAGACAGGGGTATCGTCACGGTGGTCGATGCCGTCGCTTCCATTGGCGGCCATGCCTTCGAGGCGGACCGGCTGGGCATTGATATCGCAGTCATCGGCCCGCAAAAGGCGCTGGCGGGGCCAGCCGGGGTCTCAGCCATCTCGGTCAGCCCAAAGGCGTGGGAGCTTCTGTCCCATGGCGCAGCGCCGGAAAACTCCATGCTCTCGCTTCTCGACCAGAAGAAACTCTGGCTAGACACCGGCCGCGGCGCGCTTCCCGGAACGCCGGCCCCACTGGAATTCTTCGCCCTTGAGGCGGCGCTGGACAGGATCGAAGTGGAAGGTCTCGCATCCGCCAATCAACGCCATAAGCGGGCGGCAGCCGCCGCGCGCGCCGGCATCAAGGCACTTGGCATAACGACATGGGTGGAAGAGACACATGCTTCCGCGCTGGTTTCCACCGCAATATTGCCGGATACCGTCGAGGCCGGGGCGTTTCTCTCGGCCGCCTCCAGACAACAGGGCGCCGATATTTCCGGCGGAGTCGGCCCCGGGGCGGAAAGGCTGATAAGGCTCAACCATACCGGCAGGCGCGCCAATCCGGATGCGGTAAAAGCCAATATCGCCGCCGTTTCCAGCGCGCTGAAAAGCCTCGGCCATGCAACAGACACCGATTCCGCACTGGAAGCGGCCGAAAAAAGCTATTCTGAAGCCTCCAAGGGTGCTCTGTAATCGCTCCGATAAACGATCATTGCGCGAAATCCGGCACCGGCGGAACGCCGATCACGTCATTGTTGTTAAAAATGGTAGACAAATTCCCCGGCCAATCTTGACGAAATCGTGGCAACGCGCGAAACTTAACGCTACGTTAACTCGCGTGAAGAAGGGAAACGGCCATGGTAGCAGGGTTCAACATGCTCTCCTTTGACCTCTTTGGCATCGGCCGAAGGATGCCCGTCGTCAATGAGCGGGTGGAGACCGAGTTTCAGGACAAAACACCACGCAGACCCGACGACGAGTCGCATGACGACGACCGCGATCAGGAATATGAACTGTTCTTCTGGTCGCTTTACCCGGTGATCTGAATTTCTGAAAGCATGCCCCCGCGCCTTGTCCGCTCTTGTGCAGCTTGACAGCAAGCTCTGGAGCGAAACGTGGCTGCTTGTTTCTTCTCCCCGTCGGGGAGAAGGTCGCGGCAGCGGGATGAGGCGGCGACGCCAGAGATATTCGGAGAGGGTTCCCCCTCATCCGGCCCTTCGGGCCACCTTCTCCCCGGCAGGGAGAAGAAATGTCTGGCAACCCTCGCGCCCTATCCAAAGCCCAGCAACCAATCAGCCAACGACGACATCTCGTAAGCAGGTGAATTTACCCAGGACGTTTCAGCCCCGGGCATAACCCGAGGCTGATGCGAAAGGCGTAAGGCGGCTAACTCCGCGTCAGTGGTTGTCGCGCGGCAGGCCCTTGGTCTGGGCAATGCGCTGATACTTCACGGCCGGTTCCAGAACCGCGCCGGTTTCCATCTGGCTGACGATGCCGCGCTGGATTTCCTGCCATGGTGTCTGGTGATCGGGGAACTTGTAACCGCCCTCGGCGGAAAGCGCCTCATAACGCTTGGCCAATTCCTCACCGGAAATCAGAATATCCGCCTTGCCGCGACCCACATCGATGCGGACGCGGTCGCCCGTCTGCAGGATGGCAAGACCGCCGCCGGCTGCTGCTTCCGGAGATGCATTGAGGATGGACGGGCTGCCCGACGTGCCGGACTGGCGGCCGTCACCGATGCAGGGCAGCGAATTGACGCCTTCCTTCAAGAGATAATCCGGTGCGCGCATGTTCACCACTTCCGCCGCACCCGGATAACCGATCGGACCGGCGCCACGCATGAAGAGGATGGTGTTGGCGTCGATCTTCAGCGACGGATCGTCGATACGGTGATGGTAGTCCTCCGGACCGTCAAACACCACGGCGCGGCCTTCGAAGGCTTCCGGGTCGTTCGGATTGGAGAGGTAACGGTTGCGGAACTCTTCCGAGATCACGCTGGTCTTCATGATGGCGGAGGAGAACAGGTTGCCGCGCAGAACACGGAAGCCGGCGCGCTCCTTGAGCGGCTGCTCATAGGGGCGGATGACCTTCTCGTCCTCGATGATGGCGCCACGGCAGTTTTCGCCGATGGTCTTGCCGTTAACGGTCATGGCGTCTTCCATGATCAGTCCCTGGGTCATCAGCTGATTGACGACAGCGGGAACGCCACCGGCATGGTAATAATCCTCGCCGAGATATTCACCGGCCGGCTGCAGGTTGACGAGCAGCGGCACGTCTTCGCCATAGGTCTGCCAGTCATCCACGGTCAGCTCGACGCCGACATGGCGGGCAAGGCCGTTCAGATGGATCGGCGCATTCGTGGAGCCGCCGATGGCCGAATTGACGCGGATGGCGTTGATGAAGGCGTCCTTGGTCATGATATCGGAAGGCTTCAGATCTTCCTTGACCATTTCGACGATGCGCAGGCCGGTGAGGTAGGAGACTTCCTGACGGTCGCGGTAAGGCGCCGGAATGGCGGCGGAGCCCGGAAGCTGCATGCCGAGCGCTTCGGCAAGCGAGTTCATGGTCGTTGCCGTGCCCATGGTGTTGCAATAACCGGTGGAGGGAGCCGACGAGGCGACGAGCTTGACGAAGCCCTGGTAATCGATCTCGCCCTTCGCCAGCAGTTCGCGCGCCTTCCAGACGATGGTGCCGGAACCGGTGCGTTCGCCACGGAACCAGCCGTTCAGCATGGGGCCAACGGAAAGGGCAATGGCCGGAATGTTGACGGTGGCCGCCGCCATAAGACAGGCAGGCGTGGTCTTGTCACAGCCGATGGTCAGAACAACGCCGTCGAGCGGATAGCCATAAAGCACTTCCACGAGGCCGAGGTAAGCAAGGTTACGGTCGAGACCGGCGGTCGGGCGCTTGCCAGTTTCCTGGATCGGATGGACCGGAAATTCAATCGCGATGCCGCCGGCTTCACGAATGCCTTCACGCAGGCGGTTCGCCAGCTCCAGATGGTGGCGGTTGCAGGGCGAAAGATCCGAGCCGGTCTGCGCAATGCCGATGATCGGGCGATCGGACTGAAGCTCGGCCTGGCTGAGACCGAAGTTCATGTAACGCTCGAGATAAAGCGCGGTCATATCCGCATTGGCGGGGTTGTCGAACCACGCGCGCGAACGAAGCTTGCCTTGGGTTGCAGGCAGATTGTCGGATTTGGTCATTATGCAGGTCTCCAGCCGGAAGTGGCCAACGGTAAAATATTACGAAATGCGACAAGCTTATGTTGTGCGCAAGGAAAATGGAATCAGCTTTCGGAGATCACGCATAACCGACAGAGCCGGCGCAGACGAGTGGATCGGGGCCGTTCTTCGGCTTTAGCCGAATATTTTTCGGTGCTTACCACCATACCGGCACTTCTCAACGGTCTCTTCCTCCCTGCTTTTCCGGGTTGCGACCGGCCGCTGGCCTGACATCCCCTCACAAGCTGACTTTCTTATTTATATTACTATTTGACGTCACCATGGGCTGTCAAGCTGGGAGGCCGTACATTTCGGGTGCATTTCGGCATCGGAAGTCAGTAGAAAATTGGCACATAAGCCGTTGATTCATCATATTTTATGATAAATATCGGCAAAATCGGCATTTCTCTAATTATGAAATGGCTAAAAAATCACTTTTCAAGAGTATTACTATATGCTCATAGTGTCGCCGTCACGCTGACATCATCTCTGGGAGGATAAGATGAGAAAAGCTCTTGCGGCATTCACTGTCGCCGTATCCGCATGCCTTGCATCCAGTGTTTCCGCGCAATCGCTCACCGTCGGCTTCTCGCAGATCGGTTCGGAATCCGGCTGGCGTGCAGCCGAAACCACTGTCACCAAACAGCAGGCCGAAAAGCGCGGCGTCACGCTGAAATTCGCCGACGCTCAGCAGAAGCAGGAAAACCAGATCAAGGCCGTTCGCGGCTTCATCGCGCAGGGCGTCGATGCGATCCTGATCGCGCCTGTGGTCGCCACCGGCTGGGATGCGGTGCTGAAGGAAGCCAAGGAAGAGAAAATCCCCGTCATCCTGCTCGACCGCCAGATCGAAGCGCCGGATGATCTTTACCTGACCGCCGTAACCTCCGATCAGGTGCACGAAGGCAAGGTTGCCGGTGACTGGCTGGTCAAGGATGTCGGCTCCAAGGACTGCAAAGTCGTGGAATTGCAGGGCACGACCGGCTCTTCGCCCGCCATCAACCGTAAAAAGGGCTTCGAAGAGGCGATTGCCTCGCACAAGAACATCAAGATCGCGCGCTCGCAGACGGGTGACTTCACCCGCACCAAGGGCAAGGAAGTGATGGAAAGCTTCATCAAGGCTGAAGGCGGCGGCAAGGATATCTGTGCGGTCTACGCTCACAATGACGACATGGCCGTCGGCGCGATCCAGGCGATCAAGGAAGCCGGTCTGAAACCCGGAACCGACATCAAGATCGTGTCCATCGACGCCGTGCCAGACATCTTCAAGGCCATGGCGGATGGCGAGGCCAATGCGACGGTGGAACTGACACCCGACATGGCCGGCCCGGCCTTTGACGCGCTCGAAGCCTATCTGAAGGACAAGAAGGAACCGCCGAAGTGGATCCAGACGGAATCCAAGCTTTATACGGCATCCGATGATCCGATGAAGGTCTACGAGGCGAAGAAGGGCCTGGGTTACTGAGCCATTTCTTCGGGGAAACGGCGCAGGTGCTGCGCCGTTTCCGCCCAGGCTGCAGAACGATCGCATATGAAGTGAGCGGATGAGGCTTGCTTCTTCTCCCCGCCGGGGAGAAGTCCGCGGCAGCGGGATGAGGGGGCAAGCTCTCCGAAATCCGGCAACGTTACCCCCTCATCCGACCCTTCGGCCCACCTTCTCCCCGACGGGGAGAAGAAACAGGCGGCATCCGCTCACTCCATCTGGGATCACTCTACGCTTTTAGGCGCCAGACCCATATCCATACGGAATTAACTCATGCCCGAAACCGCCTCTCTTCTGGAAGCACGCGTCATCGGCAAATCCTTTCTCGGGATCACGGCGCTGGACAATGTCGATTTCTCGCTCCGGCGCGGTGAAATCCACGCATTGCTCGGCGAAAACGGCGCGGGCAAATCGACGCTGATCAAGATCCTGACCGGCGTTTATCACCGCGACAGCGGTTCCATCTTTCTGCAAGGCGCAGAGATTTCGCCCGCCAATGTGGGTGAAGCGCAGGCGCTTGGCATCGGCACGGTCTATCAGGAAGTGAACCTTCTCGAAAACCTGACGGTGGCCGAAAACCTGTTTCTTGGCCGCCAGCCGCGCCGCTTCGGACTGATCGACCGCAGCACGATGCAGAAGAATTCGCAGGCCCTGCTTGCCCAATACGGGCTTTCCATTGACGTCAACGCGCTGCTTTCCAGCTATTCCGTCGCCATCCGGCAGATCATCGCCATTGCCCGCGCCGTCGATCTTTCCGGCAAGGTGCTGGTGCTGGACGAGCCGACAGCCAGCCTTGATGCCCATGAAGTCGAGATGCTGTTCGGCGTCTTGAGAAACCTGCGCGCGCGCGGCATCGGCATCGTCATCATCACCCACTTCCTCAATCAGGTCTATGACATAGCCGACCGAGTGACGGTCCTGCGCAACGGTCGCCTTGTCGGCACCCGCGATATCGGCAGCCTGCCCCGTTCCGAACTGATCTCGATGATGCTCGGTCGCGAGCTTCAGCACATTACCCATGACCATCAGGCCACCGAAGATACGGTTGCCGAGGGCGAGCCGCCGATCCGTTTCGAAGGTTATGGCAAACGCGGCAGCATCGCGCCCTTCGATCTCGGCATCCGGCCGGGAGAAATCGTCGGCGTCGCCGGGCTGCTCGGTTCTGGCCGGACGGAAACAGCCTTCCTGCTGTTCGGCATCGACCGGCCGGATACCGGAAAGGCTGTCATCGACGGCCAGACGGTGGCGATTTCTTCGCCGGAAGCCGCCATTACCGCCGGTTTCGGTTTCTGTCCGGAAGAGCGCAAGACGGATGGCATCATCGGCGACTTTTCCGTTACCGATAATATCGCCCTGGCGCTTCAGGCCCGGCAGGGCTGGGCACGGCCGCTCTCGCGCCGGCAGAAGGCTGAGCTTGCCGAAAGCTTCATCAAGTCGCTCGATATCCGCCCGGCCGACCCTGAGCGGCCGATCAAATTCCTGTCCGGCGGCAATCAGCAGAAGGCCATTCTGGCGCGCTGGCTCGCCACCCACCCCCGGCTGCTGATCCTCGACGAGCCGACACGCGGCATCGATATAGGCGCGCATGCGGAAATCCTGAAAATGATCGAAAAACTCTGCAGCGAAGGCATGTCGCTCGTCGTCATCTCCTCCGAACTGGAAGAGCTTACCGCCGTCGCCCATCGTGTCGTCGTACTTTCGGATCGTCGCCATGTCAGCGAGTTGAAGGCCGGCGACGTGACCGCCGACAACATCATGCGGGCGATTGCCGATGCGGCAAAAACGGAGGCGGCATGATGGCAGCAGTGACACGACGCCTGAAAAGGCTTGCTCCGCAGCTTATCGCGCTGTTCGTCATTCTGGCAGCGATTACAATCGTTTCGCCGGGTTTCCTGCATGTCTCGTTCCAGAACGGCAGGCTCTATGGCAGTCTGGTGGATATTCTCGTGCGCGCCGCACCGGTTGCGCTTTTGACCATCGGCATGACGCTGGTCATCGCCACCAAGGGCATCGATCTGTCCATCGGCGCCGTCATCGCCATCTGCGGCGCGGTCGCAGCCACGCTCATCAGCAATGGCCATTCCATTCCCTCGGTCATCGTCATCTCGCTTGCGGTGGGCATTGCCTGCGGCCTCTGGAACGGCGTGCTGGTCGCTCTGCTCGATATACAGCCGATCATCGCCACGCTGATCCTGATGGTGGCGGGACGCGGCATCGCCCAGCTCATCACCGAGGGTGTCATTCTCACCTTCAACAATGACAGCTTTTCCGCCATCGGCTCCGGCTCGTTCGCAGGCATTCCGCTGCCCGTCATCATCTGGGTGGCGGCCGCACTGCTGATCGGCCTTCTGGTACGCAAGAGCGCGCTCGGTTTCCTCATCGAGGCCACCGGCATCAATCGCCGCGCCGCAGCCTTGGCCGGCGTGCGGGCCCGCTTCCTGCTGTTTTTCGTTTATGCGGTTTCTGGCCTCTGCGCGGCCATCGCCGGCATGATCGTGACCGCCGATATTCGCGGCGCGGATGCCAACAATGCCGGGCTGTGGCTGGAGCTGGACGCCATATTGGCGGTGGTCATCGGCGGCACGTCGCTGAATGGCGGGCGCTTCTCCATCACCGCCTCGCTGATTGGCGCGCTCATCATCCAGACCATCAATACCGGCATTCTCGTCTCGGGCTTTCCGCCGGAATTCAACCTCATCATCAAGGCCGGCATCATCATGGTGGTGCTGACGCTGCAATCGCCGGCAATAATGACGGTGCTTGGCTTCGTGAAAACGCCGAAGCCACACGCCAAACCGGCGGCCACCAATGGCATGACCAAGGAAGGAACCGCGCGATGATCCACAGCCGCAACCTGCCCTTCCTCACCACGCTGACGATCTTCGTCATCGCCTATCTTCTCTGCGTGCTGCAATATCCGGCGATCCTGTCGACACGGGTGATCGGCAATCTTCTGACCGACAATGCCTTTCTCGGCATTGCGGCTGTCGGCATGACCTTCGTCATCCTGTCGGGCGGCATCGATCTTTCCATCGGTTCGGTCATCGCCTTTACCAGCGTCTTCGTGGCGGTGATGGTCGGCACCTATAATATCCACCCGCTGCTCGCCTTCGCCATCGTGCTGGTTGTCTCGACATTGTTCGGCTGCCTGATGGGGGCGATGATCCGCTTCCTCGCCATCCCGCCCTTCGTGGTAACGCTGGCGGGCATGTTTCTGGCACGCGGCGCGGCTTACCTCATCTCCACCCAGTCCGTGCCGATCTCGCATCCCTTCATCGATGCGATACAGGGCTTTTATTACCGCTTCCCCGGTGGCGGCAGGCTGACGGCGCTCGCCATGCTGATGCTTCTCGTCTTTGCCGCCGGCATGCTGATCGCCAGCCGCACCCGCTTCGGGGCCAATGTCTATGCGCTTGGCGGCAACCCGCAATCGGCCGAGTTGATGGGCGTGCCGATCGGGGCGGCGACCATCGGCATCTATGCGCTTTCCGGCTTTCTCTCCGGCCTCGCCGGCATCGTCTATACGCTCTATACCTCGTCAGGCTATTCGCTGGCGACGGTCGGCGTTGAACTCGACGCCATCGCAGCGGTCGTGATCGGCGGGACGTTGCTAACTGGCGGCACGGGGCTGGTGGCGGGCACCTTCATCGGCCTGCTGATCCAGGGGCTGATCCAGACCTATATCGTTTTTGACGGAACGCTTTCTTCCTGGTGGACGAAAATCGTCATCGGCGTGCTGCTTTTCGTCTTCATCGTGTTGCAGCGCGCAATCATCTGGTATTCAAACAGGAGACTGGCCGGACCGCATCCGGCATAATTGCAAACGGAGGCTTGCTTGGGGCTGCTCGAAACAACGATAAGCGGACGAAAACGCCGGAACAGCCACGCCCATGTGGTCTCCGAACTCGGCAGCGCCATCGTTTCAGGCAGAATAGCGGAAGGTTCGCTCTTGCCCAATGATGCCGAACTGTCACTGCGTTTCGGCGTTTCGCGCACCGTGCTGCGCGAAACCATGAAGACGCTGGCGGCGAAGCGCCTCGTCGAACCCAAGGCCAAGGTCGGCACCCGCGTTCTCGACCGTTCCAGCTGGAACTTCTTTGATCCCGACGTGCTGGGCTGGCGCTGCGAGGCCGGGATAGATGAGGAATTCGTCACGCATCTGGCGGAAATCCGCCTCGCTCTCGAACCGGCCGCGGCCGCCGCTGCGGCACTGCAGGCCTCGAATGACGATATTGTTTCCCTTTACGTGATCGCCGCCAAATTCGACAATCCGAAACATACGCCGGAGACCATCGCCAAGGTCGATCTCGAATTTCACCTTGCCGTTGCGCATATGTCCGGCAACCCCTTCATGCGTTCGGCAAGCGGGCTCATCGAAGCAGCACTGGCCATTTCTTTCCAGCTTTCATCCCCCGCAGCCTCGCCCGGCACCATCGCGGAGATTGCCTCCAATCACCTGCGCATCGTGCACGCCATTGCGGCACGGGATGCCGATGCCGCCGTGAAAGCCATGCGCCATGTGATCGAGGTCGGCAAGGATCGGACGCAGAAGGCGATCAAGGCGCCTTGAGGTCGCCGTACCGCCCTCTCCCCGCGAAGAAGGTCCCACCTTTCACCCGATCAGGATCGCCCTGATATCGTTTACATTCGTCAGCGTCGGCCCCGTCACGACAAGGTCTCCGGCTGCATTGAAAGCCGTGTAGCTATC
This portion of the Agrobacterium tumefaciens genome encodes:
- a CDS encoding ABC transporter substrate-binding protein, with the protein product MRKALAAFTVAVSACLASSVSAQSLTVGFSQIGSESGWRAAETTVTKQQAEKRGVTLKFADAQQKQENQIKAVRGFIAQGVDAILIAPVVATGWDAVLKEAKEEKIPVILLDRQIEAPDDLYLTAVTSDQVHEGKVAGDWLVKDVGSKDCKVVELQGTTGSSPAINRKKGFEEAIASHKNIKIARSQTGDFTRTKGKEVMESFIKAEGGGKDICAVYAHNDDMAVGAIQAIKEAGLKPGTDIKIVSIDAVPDIFKAMADGEANATVELTPDMAGPAFDALEAYLKDKKEPPKWIQTESKLYTASDDPMKVYEAKKGLGY
- a CDS encoding sugar ABC transporter ATP-binding protein, whose product is MPETASLLEARVIGKSFLGITALDNVDFSLRRGEIHALLGENGAGKSTLIKILTGVYHRDSGSIFLQGAEISPANVGEAQALGIGTVYQEVNLLENLTVAENLFLGRQPRRFGLIDRSTMQKNSQALLAQYGLSIDVNALLSSYSVAIRQIIAIARAVDLSGKVLVLDEPTASLDAHEVEMLFGVLRNLRARGIGIVIITHFLNQVYDIADRVTVLRNGRLVGTRDIGSLPRSELISMMLGRELQHITHDHQATEDTVAEGEPPIRFEGYGKRGSIAPFDLGIRPGEIVGVAGLLGSGRTETAFLLFGIDRPDTGKAVIDGQTVAISSPEAAITAGFGFCPEERKTDGIIGDFSVTDNIALALQARQGWARPLSRRQKAELAESFIKSLDIRPADPERPIKFLSGGNQQKAILARWLATHPRLLILDEPTRGIDIGAHAEILKMIEKLCSEGMSLVVISSELEELTAVAHRVVVLSDRRHVSELKAGDVTADNIMRAIADAAKTEAA
- a CDS encoding ABC transporter permease, which produces MAAVTRRLKRLAPQLIALFVILAAITIVSPGFLHVSFQNGRLYGSLVDILVRAAPVALLTIGMTLVIATKGIDLSIGAVIAICGAVAATLISNGHSIPSVIVISLAVGIACGLWNGVLVALLDIQPIIATLILMVAGRGIAQLITEGVILTFNNDSFSAIGSGSFAGIPLPVIIWVAAALLIGLLVRKSALGFLIEATGINRRAAALAGVRARFLLFFVYAVSGLCAAIAGMIVTADIRGADANNAGLWLELDAILAVVIGGTSLNGGRFSITASLIGALIIQTINTGILVSGFPPEFNLIIKAGIIMVVLTLQSPAIMTVLGFVKTPKPHAKPAATNGMTKEGTAR
- the yjfF gene encoding sugar ABC transporter permease YjfF — encoded protein: MIHSRNLPFLTTLTIFVIAYLLCVLQYPAILSTRVIGNLLTDNAFLGIAAVGMTFVILSGGIDLSIGSVIAFTSVFVAVMVGTYNIHPLLAFAIVLVVSTLFGCLMGAMIRFLAIPPFVVTLAGMFLARGAAYLISTQSVPISHPFIDAIQGFYYRFPGGGRLTALAMLMLLVFAAGMLIASRTRFGANVYALGGNPQSAELMGVPIGAATIGIYALSGFLSGLAGIVYTLYTSSGYSLATVGVELDAIAAVVIGGTLLTGGTGLVAGTFIGLLIQGLIQTYIVFDGTLSSWWTKIVIGVLLFVFIVLQRAIIWYSNRRLAGPHPA
- a CDS encoding FadR family transcriptional regulator, with amino-acid sequence MGLLETTISGRKRRNSHAHVVSELGSAIVSGRIAEGSLLPNDAELSLRFGVSRTVLRETMKTLAAKRLVEPKAKVGTRVLDRSSWNFFDPDVLGWRCEAGIDEEFVTHLAEIRLALEPAAAAAAALQASNDDIVSLYVIAAKFDNPKHTPETIAKVDLEFHLAVAHMSGNPFMRSASGLIEAALAISFQLSSPAASPGTIAEIASNHLRIVHAIAARDADAAVKAMRHVIEVGKDRTQKAIKAP